The following are encoded together in the Peromyscus maniculatus bairdii isolate BWxNUB_F1_BW_parent chromosome 22, HU_Pman_BW_mat_3.1, whole genome shotgun sequence genome:
- the Nfilz gene encoding NFIL3 like protein — protein MNVDTLGLPNVSHGPSKALWSTRRDPPMRRQREFMPEEKKDSVYWEKRKKNNEAAKRSREKRRLNDVAIEGRLTMLLEENAVLRAELQALKLRFGLLPSVCGPRTLPLQALLWKSSWTGDSHSGADSFLSLPGTHGCLFKPYAVDSGIPGCSGCLVAQGWAGLAASPRFLQESQPLTPRIVDRTFHATFPATIFGCHFLDGHIGPRAQLKSYGLWSPVPTGSHASEPSDILLTSSESSIGFSPDMTCPVPGDRSEGLTQTSLPHKLRIKSQASNSLC, from the coding sequence ATGAATGTGGATACCTTGGGCCTGCCCAACGTATCTCATGGTCCCAGCAAAGCCCTCTGGAGCACTCGCAGGGATCCACCTATGCGCCGACAGAGGGAGTTTATGCCGGAAGAGAAGAAGGACTCAGTTTACTGGGAGAAACGGAAAAAGAACAACGAGGCGGCCAAGCGGTCCCGGGAAAAGCGACGTCTCAATGATGTGGCCATTGAAGGCAGGCTGACCATGCTGCTGGAGGAGAATGCTGTACTAAGGGCTGAGCTGCAAGCACTCAAACTTCGATTTGGCCTTTTGCCTTCTGTGTGTGGTCCCCGGACATTGCCCTTGCAGGCCTTGCTGTGGAAGTCTTCCTGGACTGGGGACTCCCATTCAGGGGCTGACTCATTCTTATCTTTGCCTGGTACCCATGGCTGCCTGTTCAAACCATATGCCGTAGATTCTGGGATTCCAGGTTGCTCAGGCTGTCTGGTAGCTCAAGGGTGGGCTGGCTTAGCTGCTTCCCCCAGGTTCTTGCAGGAGTCACAGCCCCTGACTCCCAGAATAGTTGATAGGACCTTTCATGCCACCTTCCCAGCGACTATCTTTGGTTGTCATTTCTTAGATGGGCATATAGGACCCAGAGCACAGCTCAAGTCTTATGGGCTGTGGTCACCTGTGCCCACTGGATCCCATGCCTCAGAGCCCTCAGATATACTGCTGACATCCTCTGAGAGTTCCATTGGGTTTTCACCTGATATGACCTGCCCTGTCCCAGGTGACAGGTCTGAGGGTCTGACCCAGACTTCCCTGCCTCACAAACTGCGGATCAAATCCCAAGCCTCAAACAGCTTATGTTGA